One window of the Salvelinus fontinalis isolate EN_2023a chromosome 2, ASM2944872v1, whole genome shotgun sequence genome contains the following:
- the LOC129830864 gene encoding ELAV-like protein 3 isoform X12, with amino-acid sequence MSRMVTIISTMETQVSNGPSGTSLPNGPVISTNGATDDSKTNLIVNYLPQNMTQEEFKSLFGSIGEIESCKLVRDKITGQSLGYGFVNYVDPNDADKAINTLNGLKLQTKTIKVSYARPSSASIRDANLYVSGLPKTMTQKDMEQLFSQYGRIITSRILVDQVTGISRGVGFIRFDKRNEAEEAIKGLNGQKPLGAAEPITVKFANNPSQKTGQALLTQLYQTAARRYTGPLHHQTQRFRFSPITIDSMTSLAGVNLTGPTGAGWCIFVYNLSPEADESVLWQLFGPFGAVTNVKVIRDFTTNKCKGFGFVTMTNYDEAAMAIASLNGYRLGDRVLQVSFKTSKQHKA; translated from the exons ATGTCAAGAATGGTTACT ATAATCAGCACCATGGAAACCCAGGTGTCCAACGGTCCGAGCGGAACCAGCCTCCCTAACGGGCCAGTCATCAGCACCAACGGTGCCACAGACGACAGCAAGACCAACCTAATCGTCAACTATCTGCCTCAGAACATGACCCAGGAGGAATTCAAGAGCCTGTTCGGTAGCATCGGAGAGATTGAATCCTGCAAACTGGTCCGAGACAAGATTACAG GCCAGAGTTTGGGCTATGGGTTCGTAAACTATGTGGATCCCAATGACGCAGACAAGGCCATCAACACACTCAACGGTCTCAAACTGCAGACCAAAACAATTAAG GTATCGTACGCCCGTCCCAGCTCAGCATCTATCCGTGATGCTAACCTGTATGTGAGCGGTCTGCCTAAGACCATGACCCAGAAGGACATGGAGCAGCTGTTCTCCCAGTACGGACGCATCATCACTTCCCGCATCCTGGTGGACCAGGTTACAG GTATATCGCGAGGAGTGGGCTTCATCCGGTTTGACAAGCGGAACGAGGCGGAAGAGGCCATCAAGGGCCTGAACGGCCAGAAGCCCCTGGGCGCAGCCGAACCCATCACGGTGAAGTTCGCCAACAACCCCAGCCAGAAGACGGGCCAGGCTCTGCTCACCCAGCTGTACCAGACCGCTGCACGCCGCTACACTGGCCCTCTGCACCACCAGACTCAGCGCTTCAG gTTCTCCCCCATTACCATCGACAGCATGACCAGCCTGGCGGGAGTGAACCTGACCGGGCCCACCGGAGCCGGCTGGTGCATCTTCGTCTACAACCTATCGCCCGAGGCTGACGAAAGCGTCCTGTGGCAGCTGTTCGGGCCCTTCGGTGCCGTCACAAACGTCAAGGTCATCCGTGACTTCACCACCAACAAATGTAAGGGCTTCGGCTTCGTCACCATGACCAACTACGACGAGGCAGCCATGGCCATCGCTAGTCTCAACGGCTACCGCTTGGGAGACCGCGTGCTGCAGGTCTCCTTCAAGACCAGCAAGCAACACaaggcctga
- the LOC129830864 gene encoding ELAV-like protein 3 isoform X6 — protein MSRMVTIISTMETQVSNGPSGTSLPNGPVISTNGATDDSKTNLIVNYLPQNMTQEEFKSLFGSIGEIESCKLVRDKITGQSLGYGFVNYVDPNDADKAINTLNGLKLQTKTIKVSYARPSSASIRDANLYVSGLPKTMTQKDMEQLFSQYGRIITSRILVDQVTAGISRGVGFIRFDKRNEAEEAIKGLNGQKPLGAAEPITVKFANNPSQKTGQALLTQLYQTAARRYTGPLHHQTQRFSLIPPFGKGPDPNNSTKPILDNLLNASYGVKSSPSLLPRFSPITIDSMTSLAGVNLTGPTGAGWCIFVYNLSPEADESVLWQLFGPFGAVTNVKVIRDFTTNKCKGFGFVTMTNYDEAAMAIASLNGYRLGDRVLQVSFKTSKQHKA, from the exons ATGTCAAGAATGGTTACT ATAATCAGCACCATGGAAACCCAGGTGTCCAACGGTCCGAGCGGAACCAGCCTCCCTAACGGGCCAGTCATCAGCACCAACGGTGCCACAGACGACAGCAAGACCAACCTAATCGTCAACTATCTGCCTCAGAACATGACCCAGGAGGAATTCAAGAGCCTGTTCGGTAGCATCGGAGAGATTGAATCCTGCAAACTGGTCCGAGACAAGATTACAG GCCAGAGTTTGGGCTATGGGTTCGTAAACTATGTGGATCCCAATGACGCAGACAAGGCCATCAACACACTCAACGGTCTCAAACTGCAGACCAAAACAATTAAG GTATCGTACGCCCGTCCCAGCTCAGCATCTATCCGTGATGCTAACCTGTATGTGAGCGGTCTGCCTAAGACCATGACCCAGAAGGACATGGAGCAGCTGTTCTCCCAGTACGGACGCATCATCACTTCCCGCATCCTGGTGGACCAGGTTACAG CAGGTATATCGCGAGGAGTGGGCTTCATCCGGTTTGACAAGCGGAACGAGGCGGAAGAGGCCATCAAGGGCCTGAACGGCCAGAAGCCCCTGGGCGCAGCCGAACCCATCACGGTGAAGTTCGCCAACAACCCCAGCCAGAAGACGGGCCAGGCTCTGCTCACCCAGCTGTACCAGACCGCTGCACGCCGCTACACTGGCCCTCTGCACCACCAGACTCAGCGCTTCAG CCTCATCCCTCCATTTGGAAAGGGACCAGATCCAAATAACAGCACAAAACCAAT ACTCGACAATTTACTAAACGCCAGCTACGGAGTCAAGAG ttctccctctctccttcctaggTTCTCCCCCATTACCATCGACAGCATGACCAGCCTGGCGGGAGTGAACCTGACCGGGCCCACCGGAGCCGGCTGGTGCATCTTCGTCTACAACCTATCGCCCGAGGCTGACGAAAGCGTCCTGTGGCAGCTGTTCGGGCCCTTCGGTGCCGTCACAAACGTCAAGGTCATCCGTGACTTCACCACCAACAAATGTAAGGGCTTCGGCTTCGTCACCATGACCAACTACGACGAGGCAGCCATGGCCATCGCTAGTCTCAACGGCTACCGCTTGGGAGACCGCGTGCTGCAGGTCTCCTTCAAGACCAGCAAGCAACACaaggcctga
- the LOC129830864 gene encoding ELAV-like protein 3 isoform X4 gives MSRMVTQIISTMETQVSNGPSGTSLPNGPVISTNGATDDSKTNLIVNYLPQNMTQEEFKSLFGSIGEIESCKLVRDKITGQSLGYGFVNYVDPNDADKAINTLNGLKLQTKTIKVSYARPSSASIRDANLYVSGLPKTMTQKDMEQLFSQYGRIITSRILVDQVTAGISRGVGFIRFDKRNEAEEAIKGLNGQKPLGAAEPITVKFANNPSQKTGQALLTQLYQTAARRYTGPLHHQTQRFSLIPPFGKGPDPNNSTKPILDNLLNASYGVKSSPSLLPRFSPITIDSMTSLAGVNLTGPTGAGWCIFVYNLSPEADESVLWQLFGPFGAVTNVKVIRDFTTNKCKGFGFVTMTNYDEAAMAIASLNGYRLGDRVLQVSFKTSKQHKA, from the exons ATGTCAAGAATGGTTACT CAGATAATCAGCACCATGGAAACCCAGGTGTCCAACGGTCCGAGCGGAACCAGCCTCCCTAACGGGCCAGTCATCAGCACCAACGGTGCCACAGACGACAGCAAGACCAACCTAATCGTCAACTATCTGCCTCAGAACATGACCCAGGAGGAATTCAAGAGCCTGTTCGGTAGCATCGGAGAGATTGAATCCTGCAAACTGGTCCGAGACAAGATTACAG GCCAGAGTTTGGGCTATGGGTTCGTAAACTATGTGGATCCCAATGACGCAGACAAGGCCATCAACACACTCAACGGTCTCAAACTGCAGACCAAAACAATTAAG GTATCGTACGCCCGTCCCAGCTCAGCATCTATCCGTGATGCTAACCTGTATGTGAGCGGTCTGCCTAAGACCATGACCCAGAAGGACATGGAGCAGCTGTTCTCCCAGTACGGACGCATCATCACTTCCCGCATCCTGGTGGACCAGGTTACAG CAGGTATATCGCGAGGAGTGGGCTTCATCCGGTTTGACAAGCGGAACGAGGCGGAAGAGGCCATCAAGGGCCTGAACGGCCAGAAGCCCCTGGGCGCAGCCGAACCCATCACGGTGAAGTTCGCCAACAACCCCAGCCAGAAGACGGGCCAGGCTCTGCTCACCCAGCTGTACCAGACCGCTGCACGCCGCTACACTGGCCCTCTGCACCACCAGACTCAGCGCTTCAG CCTCATCCCTCCATTTGGAAAGGGACCAGATCCAAATAACAGCACAAAACCAAT ACTCGACAATTTACTAAACGCCAGCTACGGAGTCAAGAG ttctccctctctccttcctaggTTCTCCCCCATTACCATCGACAGCATGACCAGCCTGGCGGGAGTGAACCTGACCGGGCCCACCGGAGCCGGCTGGTGCATCTTCGTCTACAACCTATCGCCCGAGGCTGACGAAAGCGTCCTGTGGCAGCTGTTCGGGCCCTTCGGTGCCGTCACAAACGTCAAGGTCATCCGTGACTTCACCACCAACAAATGTAAGGGCTTCGGCTTCGTCACCATGACCAACTACGACGAGGCAGCCATGGCCATCGCTAGTCTCAACGGCTACCGCTTGGGAGACCGCGTGCTGCAGGTCTCCTTCAAGACCAGCAAGCAACACaaggcctga
- the LOC129830864 gene encoding ELAV-like protein 3 isoform X8, producing the protein MSRMVTQIISTMETQVSNGPSGTSLPNGPVISTNGATDDSKTNLIVNYLPQNMTQEEFKSLFGSIGEIESCKLVRDKITGIHDASAGQSLGYGFVNYVDPNDADKAINTLNGLKLQTKTIKVSYARPSSASIRDANLYVSGLPKTMTQKDMEQLFSQYGRIITSRILVDQVTAGISRGVGFIRFDKRNEAEEAIKGLNGQKPLGAAEPITVKFANNPSQKTGQALLTQLYQTAARRYTGPLHHQTQRFSSPSLLPRFSPITIDSMTSLAGVNLTGPTGAGWCIFVYNLSPEADESVLWQLFGPFGAVTNVKVIRDFTTNKCKGFGFVTMTNYDEAAMAIASLNGYRLGDRVLQVSFKTSKQHKA; encoded by the exons ATGTCAAGAATGGTTACT CAGATAATCAGCACCATGGAAACCCAGGTGTCCAACGGTCCGAGCGGAACCAGCCTCCCTAACGGGCCAGTCATCAGCACCAACGGTGCCACAGACGACAGCAAGACCAACCTAATCGTCAACTATCTGCCTCAGAACATGACCCAGGAGGAATTCAAGAGCCTGTTCGGTAGCATCGGAGAGATTGAATCCTGCAAACTGGTCCGAGACAAGATTACAGGTATTCATGATGCTTCAGCAG GCCAGAGTTTGGGCTATGGGTTCGTAAACTATGTGGATCCCAATGACGCAGACAAGGCCATCAACACACTCAACGGTCTCAAACTGCAGACCAAAACAATTAAG GTATCGTACGCCCGTCCCAGCTCAGCATCTATCCGTGATGCTAACCTGTATGTGAGCGGTCTGCCTAAGACCATGACCCAGAAGGACATGGAGCAGCTGTTCTCCCAGTACGGACGCATCATCACTTCCCGCATCCTGGTGGACCAGGTTACAG CAGGTATATCGCGAGGAGTGGGCTTCATCCGGTTTGACAAGCGGAACGAGGCGGAAGAGGCCATCAAGGGCCTGAACGGCCAGAAGCCCCTGGGCGCAGCCGAACCCATCACGGTGAAGTTCGCCAACAACCCCAGCCAGAAGACGGGCCAGGCTCTGCTCACCCAGCTGTACCAGACCGCTGCACGCCGCTACACTGGCCCTCTGCACCACCAGACTCAGCGCTTCAG ttctccctctctccttcctaggTTCTCCCCCATTACCATCGACAGCATGACCAGCCTGGCGGGAGTGAACCTGACCGGGCCCACCGGAGCCGGCTGGTGCATCTTCGTCTACAACCTATCGCCCGAGGCTGACGAAAGCGTCCTGTGGCAGCTGTTCGGGCCCTTCGGTGCCGTCACAAACGTCAAGGTCATCCGTGACTTCACCACCAACAAATGTAAGGGCTTCGGCTTCGTCACCATGACCAACTACGACGAGGCAGCCATGGCCATCGCTAGTCTCAACGGCTACCGCTTGGGAGACCGCGTGCTGCAGGTCTCCTTCAAGACCAGCAAGCAACACaaggcctga
- the LOC129830864 gene encoding ELAV-like protein 3 isoform X13: protein MSRMVTIISTMETQVSNGPSGTSLPNGPVISTNGATDDSKTNLIVNYLPQNMTQEEFKSLFGSIGEIESCKLVRDKITGQSLGYGFVNYVDPNDADKAINTLNGLKLQTKTIKVSYARPSSASIRDANLYVSGLPKTMTQKDMEQLFSQYGRIITSRILVDQVTAGISRGVGFIRFDKRNEAEEAIKGLNGQKPLGAAEPITVKFANNPSQKTGQALLTQLYQTAARRYTGPLHHQTQRFSLIPPFGKGPDPNNSTKPILDNLLNASYGVKRFSPITIDSMTSLAGVNLTGPTGAGWCIFVYNLSPEADESVLWQLFGPFGAVTNVKVIRDFTTNKCKGFGFVTMTNYDEAAMAIASLNGYRLGDRVLQVSFKTSKQHKA, encoded by the exons ATGTCAAGAATGGTTACT ATAATCAGCACCATGGAAACCCAGGTGTCCAACGGTCCGAGCGGAACCAGCCTCCCTAACGGGCCAGTCATCAGCACCAACGGTGCCACAGACGACAGCAAGACCAACCTAATCGTCAACTATCTGCCTCAGAACATGACCCAGGAGGAATTCAAGAGCCTGTTCGGTAGCATCGGAGAGATTGAATCCTGCAAACTGGTCCGAGACAAGATTACAG GCCAGAGTTTGGGCTATGGGTTCGTAAACTATGTGGATCCCAATGACGCAGACAAGGCCATCAACACACTCAACGGTCTCAAACTGCAGACCAAAACAATTAAG GTATCGTACGCCCGTCCCAGCTCAGCATCTATCCGTGATGCTAACCTGTATGTGAGCGGTCTGCCTAAGACCATGACCCAGAAGGACATGGAGCAGCTGTTCTCCCAGTACGGACGCATCATCACTTCCCGCATCCTGGTGGACCAGGTTACAG CAGGTATATCGCGAGGAGTGGGCTTCATCCGGTTTGACAAGCGGAACGAGGCGGAAGAGGCCATCAAGGGCCTGAACGGCCAGAAGCCCCTGGGCGCAGCCGAACCCATCACGGTGAAGTTCGCCAACAACCCCAGCCAGAAGACGGGCCAGGCTCTGCTCACCCAGCTGTACCAGACCGCTGCACGCCGCTACACTGGCCCTCTGCACCACCAGACTCAGCGCTTCAG CCTCATCCCTCCATTTGGAAAGGGACCAGATCCAAATAACAGCACAAAACCAAT ACTCGACAATTTACTAAACGCCAGCTACGGAGTCAAGAG gTTCTCCCCCATTACCATCGACAGCATGACCAGCCTGGCGGGAGTGAACCTGACCGGGCCCACCGGAGCCGGCTGGTGCATCTTCGTCTACAACCTATCGCCCGAGGCTGACGAAAGCGTCCTGTGGCAGCTGTTCGGGCCCTTCGGTGCCGTCACAAACGTCAAGGTCATCCGTGACTTCACCACCAACAAATGTAAGGGCTTCGGCTTCGTCACCATGACCAACTACGACGAGGCAGCCATGGCCATCGCTAGTCTCAACGGCTACCGCTTGGGAGACCGCGTGCTGCAGGTCTCCTTCAAGACCAGCAAGCAACACaaggcctga